From Salvia splendens isolate huo1 chromosome 3, SspV2, whole genome shotgun sequence, a single genomic window includes:
- the LOC121795068 gene encoding uncharacterized protein LOC121795068 encodes MKKMQIFAVMFFANLSIALCISDGLLPNGNFERGPRPSQMKGSKVTDPHAIPYWETEGFVEYIKLGQKQGDMALVVPEGASAVRLGDEALIKTKLNVTKGMFYSVSFTAGRTCGQEEKLRISASAKEWGILPIQTVYSSNGWDSYSWAFIAESQLIELAIHNPGTEKDPACGPLIDSVAIKALSPPPRPRGNMLKNGNFEEGPYIFPKTSWGALIPPNIEDKNSPLPGWIIESLKAVKYVDSDHFSVPEGKRAIELVAGRESVIVQIVRTVVGKTYDLSFLVGDAKDGCEGSMLVEATAGKHSVQVAYESKGKGGFTRERGTLRFKADLPRTRIRFLSSFYHMKSDSTGSLCGPVIDDVRLVSVRGVRK; translated from the exons atgaagaaaatgCAAATATTTGCAGTTATGTTCTTTGCAAATCTCAGCATTGCATTATGCATAAGTGACG GGCTACTGCCCAACGGCAACTTCGAGCGTGGGCCAAGGCCGTCACAGATGAAGGGGAGCAAGGTGACGGATCCCCACGCGATACCCTACTGGGAAACAGAGGGGTTCGTGGAGTACATAAAGTTGGGGCAGAAGCAAGGCGACATGGCGCTGGTGGTGCCCGAGGGGGCCTCGGCTGTGCGCCTGGGCGACGAGGCGTTGATTAAGACGAAGCTGAATGTGACAAAGGGCATGTTCTACTCTGTCTCATTTACCGCGGGAAGGACTTGTGGACAGGAAGAAAAGCTGAGAATCTCAGCTTCAGCCAAAGAGTGGGGAATCTTGCCTATACAAACTGTTTACAGCAGCAATGGTTGGGATTCCTACTCTTGGGCATTCATAGCAGAATCCCAGCTGATTGAGCTAGCTATCCACAACCCCGGAACCGAAAAGGATCCGGCGTGCGGCCCGCTTATCGATTCTGTTGCAATCAAGGCTTTGTCTCCCCCTCCTAGGCCAAGAG GTAACATGTTGAAAAATGGTAACTTTGAAGAGGGTCCATATATCTTTCCCAAAACATCTTGGGGCGCCCTAATCCCACCCAACATTGAGGACAAGAACTCCCCACTGCCCGGGTGGATCATTGAGTCCCTGAAGGCTGTGAAATACGTAGATTCCGACCACTTCAGTGTCCCAGAAGGAAAACGAGCGATCGAGCTGGTGGCCGGGAGGGAAAGCGTGATCGTGCAAATCGTGAGAACCGTGGTAGGGAAAACCTACGACCTCTCCTTCTTGGTTGGGGATGCCAAGGACGGCTGCGAAGGGTCAATGTTGGTGGAGGCAACTGCTGGGAAACACAGTGTTCAAGTTGCTTACGAGTCGAAGGGAAAGGGTGGGTTCACACGAGAACGCGGTACACTTAGGTTTAAGGCAGACTTACCTCGAACTAGGATTAGGTTTTTGAGCTCGTTTTATCATATGAAGAGTGATAGCACGGGTTCTCTATGTGGTCCGGTCATTGATGATGTGAGGTTGGTTAGTGTTCGCGGTGTTAGAAAATAG